One genomic window of Mucilaginibacter sp. SJ includes the following:
- a CDS encoding fasciclin domain-containing protein: MKKSVLIAVASLAIGFLSNKAIAQTQDTTKKDTTKATAAPATSTAASGDVVGVMSTSTNYAPMALAIKSAQLEPTLQAPGPFTIFAPNDVAFSKLPKAQFDALMKDPAKFAPILKYHVVAGKYTKTDIIKALGAGKGKADLKTIDGQTLHLSVNDKSNLQITDAKGNAVLVTAFDTEASNGVVHGINGVMMP, from the coding sequence ATGAAAAAGTCAGTTTTAATAGCCGTTGCTTCGTTAGCTATTGGTTTTTTGTCAAACAAGGCAATAGCCCAAACACAGGATACAACCAAAAAGGATACTACTAAAGCAACTGCTGCTCCTGCAACATCAACTGCCGCCTCAGGCGATGTGGTTGGTGTGATGTCAACCTCAACTAACTACGCGCCAATGGCCCTTGCAATAAAATCAGCTCAGCTTGAGCCAACATTGCAGGCACCCGGCCCGTTCACCATATTTGCCCCCAATGATGTAGCTTTCAGCAAATTGCCCAAAGCACAATTTGATGCCCTGATGAAGGATCCGGCCAAATTTGCCCCTATATTGAAATATCACGTAGTAGCGGGCAAATACACCAAAACCGATATCATTAAAGCCTTAGGTGCAGGTAAAGGCAAAGCCGATCTGAAAACCATCGACGGACAAACTTTGCATTTATCCGTAAACGATAAAAGCAATTTGCAGATCACCGACGCCAAAGGCAATGCTGTATTGGTTACCGCGTTTGATACAGAGGCAAGCAACGGTGTTGTACACGGTATTAATGGCGTAATGATGCCTTAA
- a CDS encoding GNAT family N-acetyltransferase, whose translation MHILNTDRLGLRGLLESDAPQILALRSNAEVNKHLDRAANTTVDEALSFIKKIEAIVGNNEGFYWAITLKDKDELIGTICYWNLNAANKSAEIGYELHPDYQGQGFMQEAISAVLAFGFNDQHFELITACPKQGNESSVKLLKKTGFSLTGDFTDAETGSTYLDFRMNKADYLKGLS comes from the coding sequence ATGCATATTTTAAATACCGACCGTTTGGGCTTGCGCGGATTACTTGAGTCGGACGCACCGCAAATATTGGCTCTCCGCTCCAATGCCGAAGTGAACAAACACCTTGACCGTGCTGCTAATACCACTGTTGATGAGGCGCTATCATTTATTAAAAAGATAGAGGCTATAGTGGGTAATAACGAAGGCTTTTATTGGGCTATAACCTTAAAAGACAAGGATGAGCTGATAGGAACCATTTGTTACTGGAACCTTAATGCTGCCAATAAAAGTGCAGAAATAGGTTATGAACTCCACCCTGATTATCAGGGGCAGGGCTTTATGCAGGAAGCCATTTCAGCGGTTTTGGCCTTTGGTTTTAATGATCAGCATTTTGAATTGATAACTGCCTGCCCGAAGCAAGGGAACGAAAGTTCCGTGAAGTTATTGAAGAAAACAGGTTTTTCGCTTACGGGAGATTTTACAGATGCGGAAACTGGCAGCACATATCTCGATTTTAGAATGAATAAAGCCGATTACTTAAAAGGCCTGTCATAA
- a CDS encoding alpha/beta hydrolase: MKKIIQNLLISLISALSVSAFAQTSSPKQPFFPKGTILYGDVNYAGDTLKKHLLDIYLPPTAKDSYPVIIWIHGGAWMLNDKYADMGYMQKTVQGFIDNGYAVASIDYRWSTTAPFPAQIQDCNQAIEFLYQNTSKYKLNKDKFGVIGFSAGGHLASLLALSNNNNVKEFYPNGNKPHFKIKLALDFYGPSNFLSLKGTDVNDPKSPVNLLLGAYAIDRPDLANIASPVTYVDKNDPPFLIVQGEKDESVNYTQSVLLSSYLKLAGVKNELIIVPNAPHYGVMFDSEEIRKRVFYFMDEYLK; encoded by the coding sequence ATGAAAAAGATAATCCAAAATCTGCTGATCAGTTTGATAAGTGCTTTATCTGTATCTGCTTTCGCACAAACATCAAGTCCTAAACAGCCATTTTTTCCAAAGGGCACCATATTGTATGGTGATGTTAATTATGCCGGCGATACTTTAAAGAAACATTTGCTGGATATTTACCTGCCGCCGACGGCAAAAGATAGTTACCCGGTTATTATCTGGATCCATGGTGGCGCCTGGATGCTGAATGATAAATATGCCGATATGGGCTATATGCAGAAAACCGTGCAGGGTTTTATTGATAACGGTTATGCTGTGGCATCTATAGATTATCGCTGGAGTACCACCGCTCCATTCCCGGCACAAATTCAGGATTGTAACCAGGCTATTGAGTTTCTTTATCAAAACACATCAAAATATAAGCTTAACAAAGATAAGTTTGGGGTGATTGGTTTTTCGGCCGGAGGGCATCTGGCATCGTTACTTGCTTTATCCAATAACAATAATGTTAAGGAGTTTTATCCTAACGGAAACAAACCTCATTTTAAAATAAAACTTGCGCTTGATTTTTATGGGCCGTCAAACTTCCTGTCGCTCAAAGGCACAGATGTTAACGATCCTAAAAGCCCGGTTAACCTGCTGCTTGGCGCTTATGCTATCGACCGGCCCGATCTGGCCAATATAGCCAGCCCGGTTACCTACGTTGATAAAAACGATCCGCCATTTCTCATTGTTCAGGGCGAAAAAGATGAATCGGTCAATTACACGCAATCGGTTTTGCTAAGTTCATACCTTAAACTTGCCGGTGTTAAAAATGAACTTATTATTGTACCCAACGCGCCGCACTATGGGGTGATGTTTGACTCTGAAGAGATCAGGAAAAGGGTGTTTTATTTTATGGATGAGTATCTGAAGTAG
- a CDS encoding DoxX family protein, which yields MKVLLVLIISFILTAVISRLFIDDWNIMLSGNVAMMLMLWFASLGHFMFTKGMVMMMPAFIPFKGTLVYLTGVMEIILGPLLIVNATRYTAGIILLVMFVVMLPANINAAMKHVNFEKATYDGSGTGYLWFRIPLQILFIAWILYFSIGI from the coding sequence ATGAAAGTCCTGCTCGTTCTCATCATAAGTTTTATACTTACGGCCGTTATTTCCCGGCTTTTTATTGATGATTGGAATATCATGCTCAGTGGCAATGTAGCCATGATGCTGATGCTTTGGTTTGCCTCATTAGGGCATTTTATGTTTACCAAAGGGATGGTCATGATGATGCCTGCATTTATCCCTTTTAAAGGGACTTTGGTGTATTTAACTGGTGTAATGGAGATAATTCTGGGCCCTTTGCTGATTGTTAATGCCACAAGGTATACTGCAGGCATTATTTTGCTTGTTATGTTTGTGGTAATGCTGCCTGCTAATATCAACGCTGCCATGAAGCACGTGAATTTCGAAAAAGCCACTTACGATGGCAGCGGTACCGGTTACCTGTGGTTTCGCATTCCGTTGCAAATACTGTTTATTGCCTGGATATTATATTTTTCGATAGGGATTTAG
- a CDS encoding NADH-quinone oxidoreductase subunit B, with protein sequence MNNDITSENGVVITKMNDLLNWARLSSLWPLSFGIACCAIEMMGSMASTYDLDRFGVFPRPSARQADVIIIAGTVTFKMAERIKRLYEQMPEPKYVISMGSCSNCGGPYWQHGYHVVKGVDRVIPVDVYVQGCPPRPEALIGAILELQKKIEGEQLIKA encoded by the coding sequence ATGAATAACGATATAACAAGTGAGAACGGTGTAGTGATAACTAAAATGAACGACCTGCTTAACTGGGCACGTTTGTCATCATTATGGCCGCTCAGTTTTGGTATAGCCTGTTGCGCTATTGAAATGATGGGCTCCATGGCTTCTACTTATGACCTTGACCGTTTTGGTGTTTTCCCGCGTCCGTCCGCCCGGCAGGCCGACGTGATCATTATTGCCGGTACAGTAACCTTTAAAATGGCCGAACGTATTAAACGGCTTTACGAGCAAATGCCCGAGCCTAAATATGTGATCTCGATGGGCTCATGCTCTAACTGCGGCGGCCCATACTGGCAGCATGGCTATCATGTGGTAAAAGGTGTTGACAGAGTGATCCCGGTTGATGTTTATGTACAAGGCTGCCCGCCAAGGCCGGAGGCCTTAATTGGCGCTATTTTAGAACTACAGAAAAAGATTGAAGGCGAACAATTGATAAAAGCCTGA
- a CDS encoding NADH-quinone oxidoreductase subunit A has translation MVCVIFFINKLLAPNNPNAEKLSSYECGEEPTGNAWLPFNPRFYVIALVFLLFDVEMVFIFPWATVFGSHELAAQDARWGWLSLVEMFVFLGILIIGLVYVWRKGDLDWIKPTPVVPYTDVHIPPSFYEQLNQEQSKFTVKAFNADTVATAATATAPATSSTEPARKPMFKPAFKKPANE, from the coding sequence ATGGTGTGCGTGATATTTTTTATCAACAAACTTTTAGCCCCCAATAATCCCAATGCCGAAAAATTAAGCTCATACGAATGTGGCGAAGAACCAACCGGTAATGCCTGGTTACCCTTTAATCCCCGCTTTTATGTGATAGCGTTGGTTTTCCTGCTTTTTGATGTGGAGATGGTGTTTATTTTTCCCTGGGCAACCGTATTTGGCAGTCATGAGCTTGCAGCACAAGACGCACGCTGGGGCTGGCTTTCACTTGTCGAAATGTTTGTGTTTTTGGGTATCCTAATCATAGGTTTGGTATATGTTTGGCGCAAAGGGGATCTGGACTGGATTAAGCCAACTCCCGTTGTACCGTATACCGATGTACATATCCCGCCATCATTTTATGAACAGCTAAACCAGGAGCAAAGCAAGTTTACAGTAAAAGCTTTCAACGCTGATACCGTAGCTACCGCTGCAACTGCAACTGCTCCTGCAACTTCATCAACCGAGCCTGCACGTAAACCTATGTTTAAACCCGCCTTTAAAAAGCCTGCAAATGAATAA